In a genomic window of Tripterygium wilfordii isolate XIE 37 chromosome 8, ASM1340144v1, whole genome shotgun sequence:
- the LOC120004132 gene encoding uncharacterized protein LOC120004132, whose product MGRTSKDLLSFEHKNLSAASTIESTLLVCKKDCAQDGKPNLDKKPVTAPVPQSQVLGKVKDFLGVISEANRSLELNAQDKSVDYDIEALTGNESEIIEMDLMLGIADLHNPDAVAAAESAISGNQPVITLPDSSETESDDSSSEDDSDNDDDDEKTCFPDERKKIDSIENEVNETMGKKKSKKRPRIVELS is encoded by the exons ATGGGGCGTACAAGCAAGGACCTGCTCTCCTTCGAGCACAAGAATTTATCAGCAGCATCTACTATTG AATCAACACTTCTTGTCTGTAAGAAAGACTGCGCTCAAGATGGGAAGCCTAATCTTGACAAGAAGCCAGTTACTGCTCCTGTTCCCCAAAGCCAAG TTTTGGGGAAAGTAAAAGATTTCTTAGGAGTAATATCAGAAGCTAATAGAAGTTTGGAGCTAAATGCTCAG GATAAATCTGTGGACTATGATATAGAAGCGCTGACCGGGAATGAGTCTGAAATCATAGAAATG GATTTGATGCTGGGTATAGCTGATCTCCACAACCCTGATGCTGTAGCAGCTGCCGAGTCTGCAATTTCTGGTAATCAACCGGTGATTACTTTGCCTGATAGTAGTGAAACAGAATCAGATGATAGTAGTAGCGAGGATGACAgtgacaatgatgatgatgatgaaaaaacATGCTTTCCTGACGAGCGCAAAAAAATCGATTCTATAGAAAATGAAGTGAATGAAACAATGGGCAAGAAGAAGTCCAAGAAGCGGCCAAGGATTGTTGAACTTTCATGA
- the LOC120004462 gene encoding uncharacterized protein LOC120004462 — protein MDPCLFLRILVGNFAIKFPANSKQSSSTASHTSTSPYYCKIRLSNRSNNQFPVHLAKIPLLSPQQQEPQHGSLSNSLAACFTLNETQIKNYSVPSENPPKLKIDIFKGSQGMSCGLLTGGKLLGRVSVTLGDLGESETRKRVIHSGWVSVGGGKKGSSAEFHLRVRAEPDPRFVFQFGGEPECSPQIFQVQGNTRQAVFTSKFSGCRNAGDRNLGTMTSMSEPGTPRNWLPSLGSNKDQSLKERKGWSITIHDLSGSPVAMASMVTPFVPSPRSDQVSKSNPGAWLILRPGHGTWNPWGRLEAWRDNSHSDAVSYRFDLLHDTATPTTVANSTISGKTGGKFTIDMSSSEATPVNSPHSSCDFGSGSASGSWSSSDFGSLPQVLYRGFVMSSSVEGAGKCSKPEVEVGVQHVTCTEDAAAFVALGAAMDLSMDACKSFSHRLRKELRQQSQGSVV, from the exons ATGGATCCGTGCCTGTTTTTGAGGATCCTGGTGGGCAATTTTGCTATCAAGTTTCCGGCGAATTCAAAACAGTCCTCCTCCACCGCTAGCCACACCTCCACGTCCCCTTACTACTGCAAAATCAGACTTAGCAACCGGAGCAATAACCAATTTCCTGTTCACTTGGCTAAGATTCCTCTATTATCTCCACAACAACAAGAACCACAACATGGATCTTTATCAaattcactcgccgcctgctTTACTCTCAATGAAACCCAGATCAAAAACTACTCTGTTCCATCGGAAAACCCACCTAAGTTGAAGATTGACATCTTCAAGGGCAGCCAAGGTATGAGTTGTGGGTTGCTTACAggagggaagttgttgggtagGGTTTCGGTGACGTTGGGGGATTTGGGAGAGTCGGAGACAAGGAAGCGGGTAATTCACAGTGGATGGGTCTCGGTCGGTGGGGGCAAGAAGGGGTCGTCGGCGGAATTTCATTTAAGAGTTCGGGCTGAACCCGACCCGAGATTCGTGTTCCAGTTCGGTGGAGAACCGGAATGTAGCCCGCAGATTTTTCAGGTTCAAGGGAATACTAGGCAGGCCGTTTTCACTTCCAAGTTCAGTGGTTGCAGGAATGCCGGCGACCGGAATCTCGGAACCAT GACATCAATGTCAGAACCTGGAACTCCAAGAAATTGGTTACCATCTTTAGGATCCAATAAAGACCAATCGTTGAAAGAACGAAAAGGATGGTCAATTACAATCCACGACCTCTCCGGTTCACCAGTAGCAATGGCGTCAATGGTGACCCCATTCGTTCCATCCCCAAGATCCGACCAGGTCAGTAAATCCAACCCAGGTGCGTGGCTAATTCTCCGACCGGGCCACGGCACTTGGAACCCCTGGGGCCGCCTCGAGGCCTGGCGCGATAACTCTCATTCCGATGCAGTTTCTTACCGCTTCGACTTGCTCCACGACACCGCCACACCGACCACCGTCGCCAATTCCACCATCAGTGGGAAAACCGGTGGGAAATTCACCATCGACATGTCCTCCAGTGAAGCCACCCCAGTTAATAGCCCACACAGCAGCTGCGATTTTGGATCCGGGTCCGCATCCGGATCGTGGTCCAGCTCCGATTTCGGGTCCTTGCCGCAAGTTTTGTACAGAGGGTTTGTGATGTCATCGAGTGTGGAAGGCGCGGGGAAGTGTAGCAAGCCGGAGGTGGAGGTTGGGGTGCAGCACGTGACGTGCACGGAGGATGCGGCGGCTTTTGTGGCGTTAGGTGCAGCGATGGATCTAAGCATGGATGCTTGCAAGTCGTTCTCTCATAGGCTAAGGAAGGAATTGCGACAGCAGAGTCAGGGTTCTGTCGTTTGA